The following proteins are co-located in the Carettochelys insculpta isolate YL-2023 chromosome 33, ASM3395843v1, whole genome shotgun sequence genome:
- the LOC142005151 gene encoding C-signal-like: protein MAGLNLCSVLVTGANQGIGLEFVKQLLGNSNPPEWVFATCREAAGERMQELQKLEAKHPNLVIIALDVTDPASIKAAAARVETHLKGSGLNLLINNAGMAKLSTLESETPEDMALVYATNVTRPLLVSQAFLPLLKQAAQGSPQTGLSCSKAAIVNMSSEAGSIRNLYLWHLGQVISYRCSKAALNMLTKCQALGYGGDGILSVAVHPGWVQTDMGNSDSIQAPVTVEASVRGMLHVLSTLCEKDNGGFVNWEGKVLPW, encoded by the exons aTGGCTGGCTTGAATCTCTGCAGCGTTCTGGTGACCGGGGCCAATCAAGGAATTGGTCTGGAATTCGTCAAGCAGCTTCTGGGGAACTCCAACCCaccggagtgggtctttgccacctgccgggaagcagcaggagagcGAATGCAG GAATTGCAGAAGCTGGAGGCCAAACATCCGAACCTGGTGATCATTGCGCTGG ATGTCACAGACCCAGCCAGCATCAAGGCGGCGGCAGCCAGAGTTGAGACACACCTGAAAGGCTCGGGGCTGAATCTGCTGATAAACAACGCTGGGATGGCGAAGTTGAGCACACTGGAGTCAGAGACACCagaggacatggccctggtgtacgCGACCAACGTGACGAGGCCGTTGCTGGTGAGCCAG gccttcctgcccttgctgaagcaggctgcccagggaagcccccagacagggctgagctgcagcaaggcggccatcGTCAACATGTCCAGCGAGGCTGGCTCCATCCGGAATCTTTACCTCTGGCATCTGGGACAAgtcatctcctatcgctgcagcaag gctgctctgaacatgctcaccaagtgccaggccttggggtatggtggagacgggatcctgagtgtcgctgtccatcctggctgggtgcagacagacatggggaaTTCTGACTCCATCCAG gccccagtgacggtggaggcgagtgtcagagggatgctacacgtgctctccacgctctgcgagaaggacaatggaggctttgtgaactgggaagggaaagttcttccttggtga